In Phormidium yuhuli AB48, one genomic interval encodes:
- the yidD gene encoding membrane protein insertion efficiency factor YidD, which yields MMFNLSYFPLPIPRQADLSTAIDSWLRRLLILLISAYQRYLSPHKGYSCAHRLLHGGESCSCHVKNALTETDLLTAIAQSKTRFAACAEAAATLAAQANSEDDPSSPSPTPYPRRTFIYYSLVGFTLPFFVRRNQGQCCASLGKFLFRDHQRRQRDDQQRRYYQDRQRRWEEEHRRRNQPF from the coding sequence ATGATGTTTAATCTCTCCTATTTCCCGCTCCCCATTCCCCGTCAAGCCGACCTCTCAACCGCCATCGACTCCTGGCTGCGTCGTCTTCTGATACTGCTAATTTCAGCCTATCAACGCTATCTCTCGCCCCATAAGGGCTATTCTTGCGCCCATCGCCTTCTCCACGGGGGCGAGTCCTGTTCCTGCCATGTGAAAAACGCCCTCACTGAAACCGATCTTCTCACGGCGATCGCCCAATCCAAAACCCGCTTTGCCGCCTGTGCCGAAGCCGCCGCAACCCTAGCGGCTCAGGCAAATTCCGAGGATGACCCCTCCTCCCCGTCACCAACCCCCTATCCCCGCCGTACCTTTATTTACTACAGTTTAGTGGGCTTCACCCTACCCTTTTTTGTCCGTCGCAATCAAGGACAATGTTGCGCCAGTCTCGGTAAATTCCTCTTCCGAGATCACCAACGCCGCCAACGGGACGACCAACAACGGCGCTATTATCAAGACCGACAACGACGCTGGGAAGAGGAACACCGACGACGCAACCAACCCTTCTAA
- the cas1 gene encoding CRISPR-associated endonuclease Cas1 codes for MTTLYLTEPGTVVSAKNQTLDLKRGTWRRSCRLAEIDLVVALPGVQLTGAAIALLLDSGVETLFLRRDGCFRGRLQGQFHSNPSLRLAQYRVVETTFGMGLGQKLVLGKIRNQRSLLQRCNRETGGRVTALVEAVDMMAVYVRKLQRLDEPLSRDELMGIEGICAKTYFQAMMTQVPASWGFRGRNRRPPRDPVNALLSWGYGVLLARVFSASVQAGLDPYLGFFHATEPYRPNLVLDVMEEFRPLVVDWVVWGLVRSSVLDRQDFEPSPDGEGVWLGNLAKKLFLEQLERRFQSKLLYPPQERQLVLSQIVLEQGRAIARACVSLRLDEFESFEVR; via the coding sequence ATGACCACACTCTATTTGACGGAACCGGGGACGGTGGTAAGTGCCAAGAATCAAACTCTGGACTTGAAGCGGGGAACTTGGCGGCGCAGTTGTCGTTTGGCTGAGATTGATTTGGTGGTGGCGTTACCGGGAGTGCAGTTGACGGGGGCGGCGATCGCTCTGTTGTTGGATAGTGGGGTAGAAACTTTGTTTTTACGGCGGGATGGATGTTTTCGGGGCCGTTTGCAGGGGCAGTTTCACAGTAATCCGAGTTTGCGCTTGGCTCAATATCGGGTGGTGGAAACCACGTTTGGTATGGGGTTGGGGCAAAAACTGGTGTTGGGGAAGATTCGCAATCAGCGATCGCTCCTGCAACGGTGCAATCGGGAGACGGGGGGACGGGTGACGGCCTTGGTGGAGGCGGTGGATATGATGGCCGTGTATGTGCGGAAGCTACAACGGTTGGATGAGCCGTTATCGCGAGATGAGTTGATGGGGATTGAGGGGATTTGTGCCAAAACCTATTTTCAGGCCATGATGACTCAGGTTCCGGCCAGTTGGGGCTTTCGGGGCCGCAATCGTCGTCCGCCTCGGGACCCCGTGAATGCGTTGTTGAGTTGGGGCTATGGGGTGTTGTTGGCCCGGGTGTTTTCGGCGTCGGTTCAGGCGGGATTGGACCCCTATTTGGGCTTTTTTCACGCGACGGAACCCTATCGGCCCAATTTGGTGTTGGATGTGATGGAGGAGTTTCGTCCGTTGGTGGTGGATTGGGTGGTTTGGGGGTTGGTGCGATCGTCGGTGTTGGATCGGCAGGATTTTGAGCCGTCCCCGGATGGAGAGGGGGTTTGGTTGGGGAATTTGGCGAAAAAGCTGTTTTTGGAGCAGTTGGAGCGTCGTTTTCAGTCCAAGCTCCTCTATCCGCCCCAGGAGCGTCAGTTAGTCTTGAGTCAGATTGTTTTGGAACAGGGACGGGCGATCGCTCGGGCTTGTGTGAGTTTACGGTTAGATGAGTTTGAGTCGTTTGAGGTGCGCTGA
- a CDS encoding SAM-dependent methyltransferase, with protein MALSKEKRQFGDFQTPDHLAQEVTHLLKQRYQLSPEMILEPTCGTGAFIRAALRHFPTAHILGRDINPSYIQDAQQSLVNYPDAHQVTLQQGDFFTIDWQGLLSKLSNHILILGNPPWVTSSELSRLNQQNLPAKSNHQNRRGIEAITGSANFDISEWMLLQFSQWLPPQSGILAMLCKSSVARKVVNQVQRNQSQPFSADIYIIDAKQHFNVSVDACLFVFRYDSSGDCLCHLYSSLDAPISSGAIGERNGILVRHIPQYDAWSHLIGQNLTYTWRSGLKHDCAKVMELEPVSEGQFINGMGQTYDLESTYLYPLLKSSDVGNGRTQNYRKVVLVTQTYIGEETHLIENIAPKTWRYLLDHSERLNKRKSSIYKNKPFYSIFGIGDYSFKPWKIAISGLYKSLAFQLISPLGDKPVMLDDTVNFLSFDNQAEAEFVLELLNSEPAQSCLDSMIFWNDKRPITIDILRRLSLQAVAQELGLLDLYTHWAKAIHVNRQGQLELGLF; from the coding sequence ATGGCACTTTCCAAAGAAAAACGGCAATTTGGAGACTTCCAAACCCCAGACCATCTCGCCCAAGAGGTGACTCATCTCCTCAAACAACGCTACCAACTCTCTCCTGAGATGATTCTCGAACCCACCTGTGGAACCGGAGCCTTTATTCGAGCAGCACTCAGGCACTTTCCCACCGCCCACATTCTCGGACGAGACATTAACCCGAGTTACATCCAAGATGCTCAACAATCCCTGGTCAACTATCCTGATGCCCATCAGGTTACCTTGCAACAAGGAGATTTTTTTACAATCGACTGGCAAGGCCTCTTATCTAAACTATCTAACCACATCCTCATTTTGGGGAACCCTCCCTGGGTCACAAGCAGCGAACTCAGTCGGCTCAATCAGCAAAATCTGCCAGCAAAATCTAACCATCAAAATCGACGAGGCATTGAAGCCATTACCGGTTCAGCGAACTTTGATATCTCTGAATGGATGCTGCTCCAGTTTAGCCAATGGCTCCCCCCTCAATCAGGAATCCTGGCAATGCTCTGCAAGTCTTCTGTTGCTCGTAAGGTGGTGAATCAAGTTCAACGAAATCAATCTCAACCCTTTAGTGCTGATATCTATATCATCGATGCCAAACAGCATTTTAATGTATCTGTTGATGCCTGTTTATTCGTCTTTCGCTATGACTCATCCGGGGACTGTTTGTGTCATCTCTATTCTAGCCTTGATGCGCCCATCTCCTCCGGTGCCATCGGCGAACGAAATGGCATCTTAGTTCGTCATATCCCTCAATACGATGCCTGGAGTCATTTAATTGGGCAAAATCTGACCTATACCTGGCGTTCAGGACTGAAACATGATTGTGCCAAAGTGATGGAACTCGAACCCGTGAGTGAGGGACAGTTTATCAATGGAATGGGTCAAACCTATGACCTCGAATCGACCTATCTCTATCCTCTCCTTAAAAGTTCAGATGTTGGCAATGGCAGAACCCAAAACTATCGTAAAGTTGTCCTGGTCACCCAAACCTATATTGGAGAAGAGACCCACCTTATCGAGAACATCGCTCCCAAGACCTGGCGTTATCTCCTTGACCACTCTGAACGGTTAAACAAGCGCAAAAGTTCAATTTATAAAAACAAACCCTTTTATTCTATTTTTGGCATCGGAGATTATTCTTTTAAACCGTGGAAAATTGCAATTTCAGGACTCTATAAAAGCTTAGCCTTTCAACTGATTTCTCCTCTCGGTGACAAACCGGTAATGCTCGATGATACCGTCAACTTTCTTTCCTTTGATAATCAAGCGGAAGCCGAGTTTGTTCTGGAACTCCTCAACTCAGAACCCGCTCAAAGCTGTCTCGATTCAATGATTTTTTGGAACGATAAACGACCAATCACGATTGACATTCTCAGACGACTTTCCCTGCAAGCGGTAGCCCAAGAGCTAGGACTCCTAGACCTCTATACTCATTGGGCGAAAGCCATCCATGTCAACCGTCAGGGTCAATTGGAGTTAGGCCTGTTCTGA
- a CDS encoding transposase, translated as MTTLFVVCGRVNYTNLSRYSQINERTYRRHFEAGLGLERLNRRLIEQLRPEDSEQIVVVDCTFNEKSGRHTHGLDWFYNSKAQRAEKGLEWSVVAIVDLQQKTGYTLSAQQTEADLRTEKTPTEDQVASRSRLDFYLGHLAYCTIFFPDWIRYVVADGFYSKSKWVNGVVGLGFEAIGRLRSDANLKFLYDGPHRGRGRPRRYDGKVDLTDPSRLTFVATLDEGVSLYTAVVWSVNFRRPVRLAYLLKEQNGRRSYVVLFSTDVTLDPLHLYRCYTARFQIEFIFRDARQFLGFSDCEARSAEALDSHVNASLLALNLAKATLQSTHTRAEPLSFSIASLKRLALNEHLFDLFIDSFDLDPTLIKSHPNYSELLSYGALAS; from the coding sequence ATGACCACTCTCTTTGTCGTCTGTGGTCGAGTCAACTATACGAATCTCAGCCGCTACAGCCAGATAAACGAGCGGACTTATCGGCGACACTTCGAGGCGGGTCTAGGACTCGAACGTCTCAACCGCCGCTTAATCGAACAGCTACGACCCGAGGACAGCGAACAGATAGTAGTAGTCGATTGCACCTTCAACGAGAAAAGTGGTCGTCACACCCATGGCTTGGATTGGTTTTACAACAGCAAAGCTCAACGAGCCGAAAAAGGACTCGAATGGTCTGTTGTAGCTATTGTTGACTTGCAGCAGAAGACGGGCTATACCTTGTCAGCCCAACAAACGGAAGCCGACTTGAGAACCGAGAAGACCCCGACCGAAGACCAAGTGGCTTCGAGGAGCCGCTTGGATTTCTACCTCGGGCATCTGGCTTACTGCACCATCTTTTTCCCGGACTGGATTCGTTATGTCGTCGCGGATGGCTTTTACAGCAAGTCCAAGTGGGTCAATGGGGTGGTGGGCTTAGGCTTCGAGGCCATCGGTCGCTTGCGCAGCGATGCTAATCTTAAGTTTCTTTATGACGGCCCTCATCGGGGACGAGGTCGCCCCCGTCGCTATGACGGTAAGGTTGATTTGACTGACCCGAGTCGTTTGACTTTCGTTGCCACTTTAGACGAAGGAGTTTCTCTATACACAGCCGTGGTCTGGTCAGTTAACTTTCGACGACCGGTTCGTTTGGCTTATTTGCTCAAAGAGCAGAATGGACGACGCAGTTACGTGGTCTTGTTTTCCACCGATGTCACCCTTGACCCCCTCCATCTCTATCGTTGTTACACCGCTCGTTTCCAAATTGAGTTTATTTTTCGCGATGCTCGTCAGTTTCTGGGCTTCTCTGATTGTGAGGCCCGCTCCGCTGAAGCCCTCGACTCTCATGTTAATGCCAGTCTCCTGGCTCTCAATTTAGCCAAAGCCACCTTACAATCGACCCACACTCGTGCTGAACCTTTGAGTTTTTCCATCGCCTCTCTCAAACGCTTGGCTCTCAATGAGCATCTTTTTGACCTATTTATCGACAGCTTTGACTTAGACCCGACTTTAATTAAATCCCATCCCAACTACTCGGAACTCCTATCCTACGGTGCTCTTGCATCCTAA
- the cas2 gene encoding CRISPR-associated endonuclease Cas2, with amino-acid sequence MSQLWLVCYDVRDNKRRAKLAKLLEQRCERVQYSVFECPLEERLLEKLLHQRWLAVLEIPEDSLRVYPLDARAKAKARVFGSPPPYEPPDFLIF; translated from the coding sequence ATGAGTCAGTTGTGGTTGGTTTGTTACGATGTCCGCGATAACAAGCGTCGGGCGAAGTTGGCGAAGTTGTTGGAACAGCGTTGTGAGCGGGTGCAGTATTCGGTGTTTGAATGTCCTTTGGAGGAGAGGCTATTGGAGAAGTTATTGCATCAACGCTGGTTGGCGGTGTTGGAGATTCCTGAGGATAGTTTGCGGGTGTATCCCTTGGATGCGCGGGCAAAGGCTAAGGCTCGGGTGTTTGGCTCGCCACCCCCCTATGAACCCCCGGATTTCTTGATTTTCTAG